One segment of Methylotuvimicrobium sp. KM2 DNA contains the following:
- a CDS encoding type II toxin-antitoxin system RelE/ParE family toxin has product MIRSFKHKGLAKFFKSGSTAGIQAAHASKLRLILGRLNVSIAPKDMNLPGLRLHELTGNRSGTWSVTVSGNWRVTFRFEGEDAEVVNYEDYH; this is encoded by the coding sequence ATGATTCGAAGCTTCAAGCACAAAGGCTTAGCCAAATTTTTCAAATCCGGCAGCACTGCTGGTATACAGGCAGCCCATGCGAGTAAGCTTCGCCTAATTCTCGGCAGACTCAACGTCTCTATAGCTCCTAAAGACATGAATTTACCAGGGCTTCGACTGCATGAATTGACAGGTAACCGCTCCGGTACATGGTCAGTCACGGTGAGCGGCAATTGGCGTGTCACTTTTCGTTTTGAAGGTGAGGATGCAGAGGTAGTGAATTACGAAGACTATCATTGA
- a CDS encoding HigA family addiction module antitoxin encodes MLMHNPPHPGEIIKELCLDPLGLSVTEASKALGVSRKTLSAVLNGRAGISPEMAIRLSIAFNTSSESWLMQQTQYDLWHAEQHRNELHVKKLVAA; translated from the coding sequence ATGTTAATGCACAATCCGCCGCATCCTGGCGAAATTATCAAAGAGCTTTGCCTTGATCCGCTTGGCCTTTCTGTTACTGAGGCTTCTAAGGCCCTTGGCGTTAGCCGGAAAACCCTGAGTGCTGTTCTCAATGGCCGTGCAGGCATCAGCCCTGAAATGGCAATTCGATTATCCATAGCATTTAATACATCATCAGAGAGTTGGCTTATGCAACAGACCCAATACGATTTGTGGCATGCTGAGCAGCACCGCAATGAATTACACGTTAAAAAGCTTGTGGCTGCTTGA